A genomic region of Criblamydia sequanensis CRIB-18 contains the following coding sequences:
- a CDS encoding hydantoinase/oxoprolinase family protein — MKYTIGIDIGGTHTDGVLVDEKGVICKAYKTLTKRPLAKGVFEVIVRLQEFNESAQIEGVFVGTTHATNAILEAKGLTPIGLIRIGSHRPHLLPPCYLWPKHLHSSFFIGFETVLGGHHTDGSKIGSLSKMEVKEACLKLKEKGAFGLAVVSPFSPLIKDHELECMDIIQDTLGPDFPVTLSSEIGGIGLIERENGALLNAALKETMKKELMLIESLKEELKLKAPLYLTQNNGSLITFSEASEKPILTISSGPTNSFIGASRLANFQEAIVLDIGGTSTDIGIVTNGFPTKSFELANIGGVPLNFRMPDVEALSIGGGSLIRQGTEEPLIGPDSVGKELFMKSKAFGGDVLTLTDVCLKLKLFEMKEASLQKIPLTESMAKSILTHVQTSIQKSIEKIRGLKTDFPIVAVGGGAYAFSKSDCLIPENHFVANAYGASLAEISYTLDTVRENISKTSVIENLKEEVLQGVLSKGADPKEIRIIDLVVLPYSYLPKDMGRIIITAAGKRI; from the coding sequence ATGAAATATACAATTGGAATAGATATCGGAGGCACCCATACAGACGGTGTGCTAGTGGATGAAAAAGGCGTCATTTGCAAAGCTTATAAGACGCTTACTAAAAGGCCTCTTGCAAAAGGCGTTTTCGAAGTCATTGTCAGATTACAGGAATTCAATGAATCAGCTCAAATAGAGGGTGTGTTCGTAGGTACGACTCACGCAACTAACGCTATCTTAGAAGCAAAAGGGCTGACGCCGATCGGGTTAATAAGAATAGGCTCTCATAGGCCTCACTTATTGCCCCCTTGCTACCTGTGGCCAAAACACCTTCATTCCAGTTTTTTTATTGGATTTGAAACCGTCTTAGGCGGCCATCATACGGACGGATCTAAGATAGGCAGCCTATCTAAAATGGAAGTTAAGGAGGCTTGTTTAAAGCTTAAAGAAAAAGGAGCTTTCGGGCTTGCCGTTGTAAGCCCCTTCTCGCCGCTTATAAAAGACCATGAATTGGAGTGCATGGATATCATTCAAGACACTTTAGGTCCAGACTTTCCGGTGACCCTTTCTTCTGAAATCGGAGGCATTGGTTTAATTGAAAGAGAAAACGGGGCCCTTTTAAACGCCGCTTTAAAAGAGACTATGAAAAAGGAGCTCATGCTTATAGAATCTCTTAAAGAAGAGCTTAAACTTAAAGCTCCACTTTATTTAACACAGAATAACGGCAGCTTAATTACTTTTTCTGAAGCTTCAGAAAAACCTATTTTAACCATATCCTCAGGCCCCACTAATTCATTTATTGGCGCAAGCCGTTTAGCGAATTTTCAAGAAGCTATCGTTCTAGACATAGGAGGAACTTCGACAGATATAGGCATTGTCACTAATGGATTTCCAACCAAATCCTTTGAGCTTGCCAACATCGGAGGAGTTCCTTTGAATTTTAGAATGCCGGATGTGGAAGCTTTGTCAATAGGAGGGGGAAGTTTAATCAGACAGGGGACGGAAGAGCCCCTGATTGGTCCGGATAGTGTCGGCAAAGAACTTTTCATGAAATCAAAAGCATTTGGAGGGGATGTTTTGACCTTGACGGATGTCTGTCTTAAGTTAAAGTTATTTGAAATGAAAGAGGCCTCTCTTCAAAAAATTCCTTTAACAGAGTCTATGGCTAAATCAATTTTAACCCATGTTCAAACCTCCATTCAGAAATCAATTGAAAAGATAAGGGGCTTAAAAACAGATTTTCCAATAGTTGCGGTCGGCGGCGGGGCTTATGCTTTTTCTAAAAGTGATTGTCTTATTCCAGAGAATCATTTTGTGGCTAACGCCTATGGCGCAAGCTTAGCTGAGATCTCCTATACACTTGACACGGTAAGGGAAAATATTTCAAAGACAAGCGTAATTGAAAATCTAAAAGAAGAAGTGCTACAGGGCGTCTTAAGTAAGGGTGCTGACCCAAAGGAGATTCGAATCATAGATTTAGTCGTCCTTCCCTATTCTTATCTTCCGAAAGATATGGGTCGAATAATCATAACCGCTGCCGGCAAGCGAATCTAA
- a CDS encoding BTB/POZ domain-containing protein, with protein MNFYNLALGIANGNRETLEYCCRIDYISGMRVYLSSTEFRSRTSMMIPDAKKGNWFSFTSPYLKNGKQIQINDIHATGKFFEDLSRCQTIADLILATSGEINNVETFKISLEIIRLRASTIPFENPFKHNLNQATTRVINLCKEFFTLKNGGISSRSPFFPLDGDGMVMPSTPSAHFTDKDLLDWASSLSPEQKEKVLFFDFNNYPMLTEEIPLKIKLIFPNLSLVCFGALPDSMCDVTLMGDLKLEEVEGDYIEKEGKGKEKEVWSEEKGEFYFPDVHKRKSSYLLKNPCVKKQKLDDGDSEKTKKEVDSEKKPDVNQLSRPAGIKANRRILASSSEFFNQLFYGGFNEENQKEIVLKDVDPRILELTLDAFFLRTDLEGRELETLFEIYKTAFYLGLHSARALAEAQIIRQLEDPLDRECFAENESEKEKEAEGNSGVERATAVEEIIQKLGQYYLDLGNVFSMEPKNLLKRAIIKFLRNNLFFIHSASYKELFIRFLEANLPLAEMVKNLRVSVSDCENDLDILYDSLWQASLELQGQSFKKILSLCRKHWEKGAFDNSLERHLKCVEVCINMNSPIQIKRILFASLLKAAQVGDGLKNRPRPLIGRKGKGGKEISDKFLAAATCLMKSIKGDFEDPKINTNIKKLFSDRLMVLSNMAVDPEEIQIRAQLAFIASKVNPENKQAHFTYLSLKNPKWDIEKEVDYGESMVQPENALTLLRLVSPPEVSEIDTLDNYATWGASIKDPNVLFLCSVLHYYEEVQNWDKIFETSYLALKYNPECELALSLYGASLIQYAKVKPDQKEDLLSQAKQNLDLSLMHNPKNTIALTYLANWHLAKEEFQQAKDIFKTIKHQTLTTDNFDLIKQLLLGNHEEAEAGLKILRRTLKNKNNQIMDHNWFNLMAILAIKIKDINLLLKFKTFFEDCIDAKIYVPATLFLLNWIYEQKSLIGPVEEEKKKKLIEAGNNVKDQANISKFYRTTLLPTRHPADCSLGNEGSILQILELDEPSPLPDFDLEEFLFSLGQ; from the coding sequence ATGAATTTTTACAATTTGGCTCTTGGCATTGCCAATGGGAACAGAGAGACCTTAGAATATTGTTGTCGCATTGATTACATTTCCGGAATGCGAGTCTACCTTTCATCAACTGAGTTTAGATCTAGAACTAGCATGATGATTCCTGATGCCAAAAAAGGAAACTGGTTTAGCTTCACCTCCCCTTATTTAAAAAACGGTAAACAAATTCAAATAAATGATATCCACGCCACAGGAAAATTTTTTGAAGATCTAAGCAGGTGCCAAACAATTGCTGATTTAATTTTAGCCACGAGCGGCGAAATAAATAACGTAGAAACTTTTAAAATCAGCTTAGAAATCATTAGGCTAAGAGCTTCAACAATACCTTTCGAAAATCCATTTAAGCATAATTTAAACCAAGCAACGACAAGGGTGATAAATCTATGCAAGGAGTTTTTTACATTAAAAAATGGAGGGATTTCGTCAAGATCTCCTTTCTTTCCACTAGATGGGGATGGCATGGTAATGCCCTCAACCCCTTCCGCTCACTTTACCGATAAGGATCTCCTGGATTGGGCCTCAAGTCTATCTCCCGAACAAAAAGAAAAAGTGTTGTTTTTCGATTTTAATAACTACCCAATGCTCACAGAAGAGATTCCCCTTAAAATAAAGCTAATTTTCCCAAATCTTTCATTGGTTTGCTTTGGCGCTTTACCTGATTCGATGTGCGATGTGACTTTAATGGGAGATTTAAAATTAGAAGAAGTTGAAGGAGACTACATCGAAAAAGAGGGAAAAGGTAAGGAGAAAGAAGTTTGGAGCGAGGAAAAAGGGGAGTTTTATTTTCCTGACGTCCATAAAAGGAAGTCTTCTTATCTCTTAAAAAACCCATGCGTGAAAAAGCAAAAGCTTGATGACGGGGATTCAGAAAAAACTAAAAAAGAAGTTGATTCCGAAAAAAAACCGGACGTAAATCAACTCTCTAGACCGGCCGGAATAAAAGCTAATAGAAGAATCCTAGCTTCCTCCTCTGAATTTTTTAATCAACTATTTTATGGGGGTTTTAACGAAGAAAACCAAAAAGAGATTGTATTAAAAGATGTGGATCCTCGCATCTTAGAGCTTACTCTGGACGCGTTTTTTTTAAGGACAGACCTTGAAGGCAGAGAGCTTGAAACTCTCTTTGAAATCTACAAAACTGCCTTTTACCTCGGTTTACATTCTGCAAGAGCCCTAGCTGAAGCTCAAATCATAAGGCAGCTAGAAGATCCTTTAGATCGGGAATGTTTTGCTGAAAATGAAAGTGAAAAAGAGAAAGAAGCTGAAGGGAATTCGGGCGTTGAAAGAGCAACCGCTGTTGAAGAAATTATCCAGAAATTAGGTCAATATTATTTGGATTTGGGCAATGTCTTTTCGATGGAACCCAAAAACTTATTGAAAAGAGCCATCATAAAGTTTTTAAGAAATAATCTTTTTTTCATCCATTCGGCTTCCTACAAAGAATTATTTATAAGATTTCTTGAAGCCAATTTGCCTCTTGCTGAAATGGTAAAGAACCTAAGAGTATCTGTTTCCGATTGTGAGAATGATCTTGATATTCTTTATGACTCTTTATGGCAGGCTTCACTTGAACTTCAAGGACAATCATTTAAAAAAATCCTTTCCTTGTGCCGAAAACACTGGGAGAAAGGAGCTTTTGATAACTCATTAGAGCGGCATTTAAAATGTGTTGAAGTTTGCATTAATATGAATTCTCCAATACAGATTAAAAGGATACTTTTTGCAAGTTTGCTCAAAGCTGCGCAAGTAGGGGACGGTTTAAAAAATAGACCTAGACCCTTGATTGGTAGAAAAGGTAAAGGCGGAAAAGAAATAAGCGATAAATTTTTAGCGGCTGCTACCTGCTTGATGAAGTCCATAAAAGGTGATTTTGAGGATCCTAAGATAAATACCAATATAAAGAAACTCTTTAGCGATAGGCTCATGGTTTTATCTAATATGGCCGTTGACCCTGAAGAAATACAAATTCGAGCTCAGCTTGCCTTTATTGCCTCCAAGGTCAATCCAGAGAACAAACAGGCTCATTTTACGTATTTGTCCTTAAAAAATCCGAAGTGGGACATTGAAAAAGAGGTAGATTATGGGGAGTCAATGGTTCAGCCAGAGAATGCCCTCACCCTCTTAAGATTAGTAAGTCCGCCTGAAGTTTCTGAGATTGATACATTGGATAATTATGCGACTTGGGGAGCGAGTATCAAGGACCCCAATGTTCTTTTTTTATGTTCCGTTTTGCACTATTATGAAGAAGTTCAAAATTGGGATAAAATTTTTGAAACCTCTTATTTAGCTCTTAAATATAACCCGGAGTGTGAACTTGCCCTCTCTCTTTATGGAGCTTCTCTTATTCAGTACGCAAAAGTAAAGCCGGATCAAAAAGAAGACCTTTTGAGTCAAGCTAAACAAAATTTAGATCTATCTCTAATGCATAATCCGAAAAACACAATTGCTCTTACCTATCTTGCAAACTGGCACCTTGCCAAAGAGGAGTTCCAACAAGCGAAAGACATTTTTAAAACTATAAAGCATCAAACCTTAACGACGGATAACTTTGATCTAATAAAGCAGTTGCTTCTTGGAAATCATGAGGAAGCGGAGGCAGGTTTAAAAATATTGCGTCGAACCCTTAAGAACAAAAATAATCAAATTATGGACCATAATTGGTTTAATTTGATGGCAATTCTCGCCATTAAAATAAAAGATATAAACCTTTTGCTAAAGTTTAAAACTTTTTTTGAGGACTGTATCGACGCAAAAATCTACGTGCCGGCTACGCTTTTCCTATTAAATTGGATTTATGAACAGAAGTCTTTGATTGGGCCTGTTGAAGAGGAGAAGAAAAAGAAGCTCATTGAAGCCGGGAATAATGTAAAAGATCAGGCAAATATTTCAAAATTTTATCGGACCACACTTCTACCCACAAGGCACCCTGCTGATTGCTCTTTGGGAAATGAGGGGAGTATTTTGCAGATTTTAGAGCTTGATGAGCCGAGTCCTCTCCCGGATTTCGATTTAGAAGAATTCTTATTTTCCCTAGGACAATGA
- a CDS encoding CAP domain-containing protein, with protein sequence MDALSSPIAGQGQLVYKKIHGVKQPVVKIVVGKNLKASTITHITPPATLRPSQSNVIVVPKRSKSKAFKGGICQRAPSIQTAQVPIPLVKPAPKVTPIKLRPQNPVTPQAPIITPTRNRIEGPPASNLHEVASRAAILVNEFRASKGLNPLDYSPEIFPIAKKHAEQMAKGEAAFSHDGFMDRLKQISKTLQFKNGGENLAKVKGYKDPAAASLAGWIESEGHKENMLRDYTKTAIGVAKSSDGTFFLTQIFTK encoded by the coding sequence ATGGATGCTTTAAGCTCTCCGATTGCCGGACAGGGCCAATTGGTTTACAAAAAAATTCATGGCGTGAAGCAGCCGGTAGTTAAAATTGTGGTTGGAAAGAATTTAAAAGCCTCCACGATTACCCATATAACCCCGCCGGCAACCCTTAGGCCTTCTCAATCAAACGTAATAGTTGTTCCCAAAAGATCAAAATCTAAGGCTTTTAAGGGTGGTATTTGCCAAAGAGCCCCTTCTATTCAAACGGCCCAGGTTCCAATCCCTCTTGTAAAACCGGCCCCAAAAGTAACTCCGATCAAATTGAGGCCCCAAAATCCCGTTACACCGCAAGCTCCAATTATTACCCCGACTCGTAATCGTATAGAAGGTCCCCCTGCCTCAAACTTGCATGAAGTGGCTTCTCGGGCGGCTATTTTAGTAAATGAGTTTAGAGCTTCAAAGGGACTAAATCCCCTTGATTATTCTCCTGAGATTTTCCCGATAGCCAAAAAACATGCCGAACAAATGGCCAAAGGTGAGGCCGCTTTTAGCCATGATGGCTTTATGGATAGACTTAAACAAATTTCTAAAACTTTGCAGTTTAAAAATGGCGGAGAAAACTTAGCAAAAGTTAAAGGTTACAAGGACCCTGCGGCCGCATCTCTTGCCGGTTGGATTGAAAGCGAGGGGCATAAAGAAAATATGCTTAGAGATTATACGAAAACTGCCATTGGTGTTGCAAAAAGCTCTGACGGCACCTTCTTTTTAACGCAAATTTTCACAAAATAA
- a CDS encoding BTB/POZ domain-containing protein: MTFFTLAQRISNGDTAPLESYLKSGYDSGIRAYLHTTLSNRNISMVVPDTAPGKKEWFRLEYPALIPGTNPTTNLLSAFKMQLHDRAFVAKFIENLSECQTIADLILATNGDLKNVAIFKASLQIISDRISILDLENQSPVTHESKLEIKKRTSHVIQITTKVINLCNEFFALKRGVPLSIAPFLSLETSGLGMPVAPCSHFTDETLLNWALSLSSEQKEKVVFFDFNQYPELTGEIPFKLKQIFPNLSFSCFGTLPDSMCDVTLFGDSAPENLEGEEIQRSEGEEIEKEGKGKEKEVWDEETGKYYFPGGNKRKGSPVLNPGSPKRVKLSPINQDLEIGKDKEKVESEESSKVNDKDKPEGIKTNKKILASSSEFFNQLFYGGFDEENKQEILLREVKPHILKMCIDAFYLRTDLKTASLEDLFEVYKTAFYLGLKTPKAIAEAQIISLLETSSEQLFLEKEIGKEKETDGISEEKRAMAVETSFQKMGQYYVDVSHIFLLEPTSLLKKRMVRFLQKELLSLNPSSYKNLFVRFLEANLPLVEVIEALQENVEVLKTQNEESKDLDKLYDSLWQASLECRGQSFKEIIHLCRKYWELSSSLDKSLKQHIRCANACLKMNSSIEVKKVLLASLLKAAQVGDDTCERARREPLMCRGTKTANGLKNKFFNAFSKLMKSIKGDSFEISEVDANEHELFSLELMKLSSMATDSDELKIRFRSASIAAKVSLNNHNAYKAAQIFANPRWERTKKDHYNYRPIAEPMNAIRHLKFLCPEVANSDNLEDFLSLGLTSNNPVVLSLCSVLHYYAYHQDWNRIFETAGLAIQYDPMNELALSLYGASLIHLAKVKPEESEALLNLAKQHLDKSLTINPKNTIALTYLANWHLERQEKSEAIAIFKKIKNAEHTIDNFHLIKHMLLGSPEEREEGGKILLRTLKNQSQKLMDINWFHLFALYAIQKNDAKLLDTVKTFFEDCFLEGAYNKETLHMIARICKVAGPIEKEKKEKIKDKIGSTISASKALKGTKRLIRPSKHLSYYVNSSLFPILDLSHTGQGPMDLSQFDLEEYLKSIDDDDKVVDREDQDSKE, translated from the coding sequence ATGACTTTCTTTACGCTGGCTCAAAGAATTTCCAATGGGGATACGGCTCCCTTAGAATCTTATCTTAAATCCGGCTATGATTCGGGCATTCGGGCCTACCTTCACACCACGCTTTCCAATCGCAATATTTCCATGGTTGTTCCCGATACTGCCCCTGGGAAAAAAGAATGGTTCCGTCTTGAGTATCCTGCCTTAATTCCGGGCACTAATCCCACAACCAATCTATTAAGCGCTTTTAAAATGCAACTACACGACAGAGCCTTTGTCGCAAAATTTATTGAAAATTTAAGTGAATGCCAAACCATAGCCGATTTGATTTTAGCAACGAATGGTGACCTAAAGAATGTCGCCATTTTTAAAGCAAGCCTTCAAATTATAAGCGATAGAATCTCAATACTGGATCTTGAAAACCAAAGTCCTGTCACTCACGAGAGCAAACTTGAGATAAAAAAAAGGACCAGCCACGTTATTCAAATCACAACGAAAGTGATTAATCTATGCAATGAGTTTTTTGCTTTAAAAAGGGGGGTTCCTTTATCAATAGCTCCCTTTTTGTCATTAGAAACAAGCGGCCTTGGAATGCCTGTGGCTCCTTGTTCTCATTTTACAGATGAAACTCTCCTGAATTGGGCGTTAAGTCTTTCTTCCGAGCAAAAAGAAAAAGTGGTGTTCTTCGATTTCAATCAGTACCCCGAGCTTACAGGTGAGATCCCTTTTAAACTAAAACAAATTTTTCCAAACCTTTCTTTCAGCTGTTTTGGAACCCTTCCGGATTCGATGTGTGATGTGACTCTATTTGGAGACTCAGCGCCGGAAAATTTAGAAGGAGAAGAGATTCAAAGATCTGAAGGAGAAGAGATCGAAAAAGAGGGCAAAGGTAAAGAAAAGGAAGTATGGGACGAAGAAACCGGAAAATATTATTTTCCAGGCGGAAACAAAAGAAAAGGCTCACCCGTTTTAAATCCGGGTAGCCCTAAAAGAGTAAAGCTTTCTCCAATAAATCAGGACTTAGAAATCGGTAAAGATAAAGAAAAAGTTGAATCCGAAGAGAGCTCCAAAGTAAATGACAAGGATAAGCCTGAAGGGATTAAAACCAATAAAAAAATCCTAGCTTCTTCTTCAGAATTTTTTAACCAGTTATTTTATGGCGGGTTTGATGAAGAAAATAAGCAAGAAATTCTGTTAAGGGAGGTAAAGCCGCACATCTTAAAGATGTGTATAGACGCTTTTTATTTACGGACAGACCTAAAAACTGCAAGTTTGGAAGATCTTTTTGAAGTCTATAAAACAGCTTTTTATCTTGGGCTAAAAACGCCTAAGGCTATAGCTGAAGCTCAAATTATTTCTCTTCTTGAAACTTCTTCAGAGCAGCTTTTCCTTGAAAAAGAAATCGGTAAAGAGAAAGAAACGGATGGGATTAGCGAAGAAAAAAGGGCAATGGCTGTAGAAACATCCTTCCAAAAAATGGGTCAATATTACGTAGATGTAAGCCATATTTTTTTGCTGGAACCAACGAGCTTATTAAAGAAAAGAATGGTTCGATTTTTACAAAAAGAGCTTTTATCCTTAAATCCCTCATCGTACAAAAATCTATTTGTGAGATTCCTTGAAGCCAATTTGCCTCTTGTTGAGGTGATAGAAGCGCTCCAGGAAAATGTAGAAGTTCTTAAAACTCAAAACGAGGAATCAAAAGATCTTGATAAGCTTTACGACTCATTATGGCAAGCTTCGCTTGAATGCCGAGGACAATCTTTTAAAGAAATTATTCACCTTTGCCGAAAATATTGGGAATTATCAAGCTCTCTTGATAAATCTTTAAAACAGCATATCAGATGCGCCAATGCCTGTTTAAAAATGAATAGTTCCATTGAAGTTAAAAAAGTTCTTTTGGCAAGTTTGCTTAAAGCGGCTCAAGTAGGCGATGATACATGCGAGCGGGCTCGTAGAGAACCATTAATGTGCAGAGGCACTAAAACTGCAAATGGCTTAAAAAATAAATTTTTTAATGCTTTCTCCAAGCTGATGAAATCGATTAAAGGGGATAGTTTTGAGATTTCCGAAGTAGATGCAAATGAACATGAACTCTTTAGCCTTGAGCTAATGAAATTATCGAGCATGGCAACAGATTCTGATGAATTGAAAATTCGATTTAGGTCAGCTTCTATTGCGGCTAAGGTTTCACTTAATAATCACAACGCTTATAAAGCTGCGCAGATATTTGCAAATCCAAGGTGGGAAAGAACCAAAAAAGACCATTATAATTATAGACCAATTGCCGAACCGATGAATGCCATCCGCCATTTAAAATTTCTTTGTCCTGAAGTGGCCAACTCAGATAACCTCGAAGATTTTCTAAGTTTGGGTTTGACAAGCAATAATCCTGTAGTTCTTTCCTTATGTTCAGTATTGCATTATTATGCCTATCATCAGGACTGGAATAGAATCTTTGAGACGGCAGGTTTAGCGATTCAATATGATCCAATGAATGAACTTGCTCTCTCGCTTTACGGGGCCTCTCTTATTCATTTAGCTAAGGTGAAACCGGAGGAAAGCGAAGCGCTTTTGAATTTAGCAAAGCAACATCTGGATAAATCTTTGACGATTAATCCAAAAAACACAATTGCTCTTACCTATCTTGCAAACTGGCATCTTGAGCGACAAGAAAAATCAGAAGCGATAGCTATTTTTAAAAAGATAAAAAATGCGGAGCATACAATTGATAACTTTCATTTGATCAAACACATGCTTCTTGGGTCGCCTGAAGAAAGGGAAGAGGGGGGTAAAATATTACTTCGCACATTGAAGAACCAAAGTCAAAAACTTATGGATATCAACTGGTTTCATTTGTTCGCCCTTTATGCCATTCAAAAGAATGACGCAAAACTATTGGATACAGTTAAAACTTTTTTTGAAGACTGTTTTTTGGAGGGTGCTTATAATAAAGAGACTCTCCACATGATAGCTAGGATTTGTAAAGTAGCCGGACCAATCGAAAAAGAGAAGAAAGAGAAGATCAAGGACAAAATTGGAAGCACTATATCTGCCTCAAAAGCATTAAAAGGTACTAAAAGGTTAATTCGTCCTTCAAAACACCTCTCTTATTACGTTAATAGCTCCCTATTTCCAATTTTAGATCTTAGCCATACAGGCCAAGGGCCTATGGATCTTTCTCAATTCGATCTTGAGGAATACTTAAAATCCATAGATGACGATGATAAGGTTGTTGATAGGGAAGACCAAGACTCAAAGGAATAA
- a CDS encoding DUF917 domain-containing protein, protein MKIDEQTLKDLSVGATVLGSGGGGYPGYDLLMAKKVLEDYGPPELVALEDLKEEAMVLPIAFVGAPLVNLEILPSGNELDCLIDQVERVTGKRVTHLMAAEIGGANALAPFLYASKRKLPIVDADTIGRAFPELQMSACNVRGVSASPAFLVDILGNTVCVEAKDADTLERLARKIIVEMGSTALMGIYLMSGVQAKKTCIKKSVSYACQIGKKLREAYKEKKSLGELLQEIGGKVIGEGVIESIKQSVQDGFLRGTVHISSPHEILVLNYQNEFLQVSNSKGKVFTTPDIITLFEKDSLKPITSECLLYGARVEIAVLNGPDIWKEEKGLALVGPRAFGLTI, encoded by the coding sequence ATGAAAATCGATGAACAAACTTTAAAAGACTTAAGTGTTGGCGCAACAGTCCTCGGTTCCGGTGGAGGAGGCTATCCGGGGTATGATCTTTTAATGGCCAAAAAAGTCCTTGAAGATTACGGACCCCCTGAACTTGTGGCATTAGAGGACCTTAAAGAAGAGGCGATGGTTTTACCGATCGCTTTTGTCGGAGCTCCCTTAGTCAACTTGGAAATTTTGCCTTCAGGAAATGAACTTGATTGTCTTATCGATCAAGTGGAAAGAGTGACAGGAAAACGTGTCACTCATCTAATGGCCGCAGAAATTGGAGGGGCTAACGCGCTTGCACCCTTTCTCTACGCATCAAAAAGAAAGCTGCCTATAGTCGATGCCGATACGATCGGCAGAGCTTTTCCGGAGCTTCAAATGTCTGCTTGCAATGTGCGCGGTGTATCGGCGTCTCCCGCATTTTTAGTGGATATTTTAGGGAATACGGTTTGCGTTGAAGCAAAAGATGCAGATACCCTTGAAAGATTGGCGCGTAAGATCATTGTCGAGATGGGGTCAACGGCTCTTATGGGGATTTATTTAATGAGCGGTGTTCAAGCTAAAAAAACTTGCATTAAGAAAAGTGTTAGCTACGCATGCCAAATAGGAAAAAAGTTAAGGGAGGCTTATAAAGAAAAAAAGTCTCTTGGAGAGCTCTTACAAGAAATTGGGGGAAAAGTAATTGGCGAAGGCGTCATTGAGTCAATCAAACAATCTGTTCAAGACGGCTTTTTAAGAGGTACCGTTCATATTTCATCTCCTCACGAAATCTTAGTCTTAAATTATCAAAATGAGTTTCTGCAAGTTAGTAATTCCAAGGGAAAAGTGTTTACAACACCCGACATCATTACTTTATTTGAAAAAGACTCTCTTAAACCTATTACAAGTGAATGTCTTTTATATGGAGCAAGAGTTGAGATTGCGGTTTTGAATGGTCCGGATATCTGGAAGGAGGAAAAAGGGCTTGCCCTAGTCGGTCCTCGGGCTTTTGGTTTAACAATATAA